A genomic window from Microvirga sp. TS319 includes:
- the scpB gene encoding SMC-Scp complex subunit ScpB, with protein MDETAGMQDAGSSEETSVERHVPDHGEAMRIAEALLFASAAPLSAAELAGRLPEGADIDQILKDLQGLYALRGVNLVRVAGKWAFRTASDLAFVLARDVVEQRKLSRAAMETLSIIAYHQPVTRAEIEEIRGVATSKGTLDLLLETGWIRLRGRRKVPGRPVTYGTTPAFLDHFGLDAIEDLPGLEELKGAGFIEGRVPSDMSVPVPSDAEALRADEDPLDQDELFQEPLEMHQTVMDETGRE; from the coding sequence ATGGACGAAACGGCCGGCATGCAGGATGCCGGATCATCCGAAGAGACGTCGGTCGAGCGCCACGTGCCCGATCACGGCGAGGCGATGCGGATCGCCGAGGCTCTTCTGTTCGCCTCGGCCGCGCCGCTCAGCGCGGCCGAGCTGGCAGGTCGCCTGCCCGAAGGCGCCGATATCGATCAGATCCTGAAGGACCTCCAGGGGCTGTATGCGCTCCGGGGCGTCAACCTCGTCCGGGTGGCGGGCAAATGGGCCTTCCGCACGGCGAGCGATCTCGCCTTCGTACTGGCCCGCGACGTAGTCGAGCAGCGCAAGCTCTCCCGCGCCGCCATGGAGACCCTGTCGATCATCGCCTACCACCAGCCGGTCACCCGCGCGGAGATCGAGGAAATCCGCGGCGTCGCCACCTCCAAGGGGACTTTGGACCTGCTGCTGGAAACCGGATGGATCCGCCTTCGCGGCCGCCGCAAGGTGCCGGGGCGACCCGTCACCTACGGGACGACCCCTGCCTTCCTCGACCATTTCGGCCTGGACGCGATCGAGGACCTCCCGGGCCTCGAGGAGCTGAAGGGCGCGGGCTTCATCGAGGGCCGCGTTCCCTCCGACATGTCCGTGCCGGTCCCCTCGGATGCGGAGGCGCTGCGCGCGGACGAGGATCCCCTGGATCAGGACGAGCTGTTCCAGGAGCCACTCGAGATGCATCAGACGGTGATGGACGAGACGGGAAGGGAATGA
- the nagZ gene encoding beta-N-acetylhexosaminidase, with translation MKTRAFIAGCAGHELTPDEIAFFKEAAPWGFILFRRNVDSPEQVRALCASLREAVGREEAPILIDQEGGRVQRLGPPHWPKYPSGAAYGALHANDPLVQRELARLGARLIAHDLRSVGVTVDCLPVLDVPSPGAHDVIGDRAYGKTPEKVAILGRAAAEGLLAGGVLPVIKHIPGHGRAGADSHLALPVVEATREELERHDFAPFRMLTDMPLAMTAHVVYTALDPEHPATTSAAVIRDIIRGHIGYDGLLMTDDLSMKALSGSFREKTEAAFAAGCDMALHCNGQMEEMSAVAEASPVLEGEPLRRAETALARIRHEPEPLDPVDARARLDAALAVTM, from the coding sequence ATGAAAACCCGCGCCTTTATCGCTGGCTGCGCCGGCCATGAGCTGACCCCCGACGAGATCGCCTTCTTCAAGGAGGCGGCGCCCTGGGGGTTCATCCTGTTTCGCCGCAACGTCGACAGCCCCGAGCAGGTGAGGGCGCTCTGCGCCTCGCTGCGGGAGGCGGTCGGGCGCGAGGAGGCTCCCATTCTCATCGACCAGGAGGGCGGGCGGGTCCAGCGCCTGGGGCCGCCTCATTGGCCGAAATATCCGTCCGGCGCCGCCTATGGCGCCCTCCATGCCAACGACCCCCTCGTCCAGCGGGAGCTGGCCCGACTCGGCGCGCGGCTGATCGCCCATGATCTGCGCTCCGTCGGCGTGACCGTGGACTGCCTGCCCGTCCTCGACGTGCCGTCGCCCGGCGCGCACGACGTCATCGGAGACCGGGCCTACGGCAAGACGCCGGAGAAGGTGGCCATCCTGGGCCGCGCGGCCGCCGAAGGGCTCCTGGCCGGCGGCGTCCTGCCGGTGATCAAGCACATTCCCGGCCACGGCCGGGCCGGGGCCGACAGCCATCTGGCGCTGCCCGTCGTCGAGGCGACCCGCGAGGAGCTTGAGCGTCACGATTTCGCGCCGTTCCGCATGCTGACCGACATGCCGCTCGCGATGACCGCCCATGTGGTCTACACGGCGCTGGATCCGGAGCATCCCGCCACGACTTCCGCCGCGGTCATCCGGGACATCATCCGCGGCCATATCGGCTATGACGGCCTCCTGATGACCGACGACCTCTCCATGAAGGCCCTCTCCGGCTCCTTCCGGGAGAAGACGGAGGCCGCCTTTGCGGCAGGATGCGACATGGCCCTGCATTGCAACGGTCAGATGGAGGAGATGTCGGCCGTGGCCGAGGCATCCCCGGTTCTCGAGGGGGAGCCCCTGCGCCGGGCCGAGACCGCTCTGGCCCGGATCCGTCACGAGCCGGAGCCGCTCGATCCTGTGGATGCACGGGCAAGACTCGATGCCGCCCTTGCGGTGACGATGTAA
- a CDS encoding SPOR domain-containing protein, producing MSESVKPRFAVDLNEIERHLAQAGSHPSQPAAATRNDPLAELARIVGQEDPFQAILANDGAARPRQQPSPIDELFAARDNVTPAARQARPQAQAEAFEVSAFDRAGYARTEAPRGRASAYGYQQAAPVQPQDSHDQGAYADEYYDQADGYGQVDGYGQADGYGQDDYAQPDRLDYPAVRKPRSRKGLVAVGAVLGAIAVVGAGAYLFMGSSGPVGGEPILVQATKAPVKVQPQNPGGVEIPNQNKQIYERTQTTDTKVVNREEQPVDVKQAMHSNGSAMADATGATAASAASQSRGTPNSLNLGEPRKVRTVTIRPDGSMVGAPEAPGARPASAAAPAMTMPATAQPKPVSPSATPVAAPATPSSAPKPTPAAATPVNPVPAAAPAPQRVASAQPIPVAAPAATDTTTTAAGGYAVQLGLANSESAAETAFASYQRKYSDLEGLPSMIRKAEVNGNTIFRVRVGPMSREEASSLCSKLQGQGGQCFVAKN from the coding sequence ATGAGCGAATCAGTGAAGCCCCGTTTTGCCGTCGATCTGAACGAGATCGAGCGGCACCTGGCCCAGGCGGGCTCCCATCCGTCCCAGCCCGCCGCCGCAACGCGCAACGACCCGTTGGCGGAATTGGCCAGGATCGTGGGCCAGGAAGACCCTTTTCAGGCCATTTTGGCCAATGACGGCGCGGCGCGGCCGCGTCAGCAGCCGTCGCCGATCGACGAACTGTTCGCTGCCCGCGACAATGTGACGCCCGCCGCCCGCCAGGCTCGGCCGCAGGCACAGGCTGAAGCGTTTGAAGTCTCGGCCTTCGACCGGGCCGGTTATGCGCGGACGGAGGCACCTCGCGGCCGGGCGTCGGCCTATGGCTATCAGCAGGCCGCTCCGGTTCAGCCGCAGGATTCCCATGATCAGGGAGCCTATGCGGACGAATATTACGACCAGGCCGACGGCTACGGTCAGGTGGATGGATATGGCCAGGCGGACGGCTACGGCCAGGATGATTACGCGCAACCTGACCGCCTCGACTATCCGGCAGTTCGCAAGCCCCGCTCCCGCAAGGGATTGGTGGCCGTGGGCGCAGTCCTCGGCGCGATCGCCGTGGTCGGCGCTGGTGCCTATCTCTTCATGGGTTCCTCCGGCCCCGTGGGCGGAGAGCCGATCCTGGTCCAGGCGACCAAGGCCCCGGTCAAGGTCCAGCCTCAGAACCCGGGCGGGGTCGAAATTCCGAACCAGAACAAGCAGATCTACGAGCGTACCCAGACCACCGACACCAAGGTGGTGAACCGCGAGGAGCAGCCCGTCGACGTCAAGCAGGCCATGCATTCGAACGGCTCCGCCATGGCGGACGCCACGGGTGCGACGGCCGCGAGCGCCGCATCCCAGAGCCGAGGCACGCCGAACAGTCTGAATCTCGGAGAGCCGCGCAAGGTCCGTACCGTCACGATCCGCCCCGATGGATCCATGGTCGGCGCTCCCGAGGCGCCGGGTGCCCGTCCGGCTTCCGCTGCCGCGCCTGCGATGACGATGCCGGCTACCGCTCAGCCGAAACCGGTTTCGCCCTCGGCGACGCCCGTAGCGGCGCCCGCCACGCCCTCGTCGGCGCCGAAGCCCACGCCGGCGGCAGCGACCCCTGTCAATCCGGTGCCTGCCGCTGCCCCCGCGCCGCAGAGGGTGGCCTCCGCTCAACCCATTCCCGTGGCCGCTCCCGCGGCGACCGATACGACGACCACGGCGGCCGGAGGCTATGCGGTCCAGCTCGGGCTGGCCAATTCGGAAAGCGCAGCCGAGACGGCCTTCGCCTCCTATCAGAGAAAGTACTCGGACCTCGAGGGATTGCCTTCTATGATCCGCAAGGCCGAGGTGAACGGCAACACGATCTTTCGCGTCCGGGTCGGACCCATGTCGCGGGAAGAGGCCTCCTCCCTCTGCTCCAAGTTGCAGGGACAGGGCGGTCAGTGCTTCGTGGCCAAGAACTGA
- the tatB gene encoding Sec-independent protein translocase protein TatB, translating into MLDMSWGEVMVIGAVALIVIGPKDLPRALRTVGQVTGKLRRMAAEFQGQFNEAMREAELDDVKKQLQGMNDSVSSLNSTSFNPIQTIRDELKTAIEKPETAPALAIEPVPAIEPAPVADVPPPVGDAAAQAIVEGRAPAPSEPLIDLPPPPVDDPAEAIAESLRREAEIEAQKAAAAEAAPEKPDAKV; encoded by the coding sequence ATGTTGGACATGAGCTGGGGTGAGGTCATGGTGATCGGCGCCGTCGCGTTGATCGTGATCGGCCCGAAAGATCTGCCGCGCGCCCTGCGGACGGTCGGACAGGTCACGGGGAAGCTGCGCCGCATGGCGGCGGAGTTTCAGGGGCAGTTCAACGAGGCCATGCGCGAGGCCGAGCTCGACGATGTCAAGAAGCAGCTCCAGGGCATGAACGACTCCGTCTCAAGTCTCAACAGCACGAGCTTTAATCCCATCCAGACGATCCGCGACGAGCTGAAGACGGCCATCGAGAAGCCTGAGACGGCGCCTGCACTCGCAATCGAGCCCGTGCCCGCAATCGAGCCTGCGCCAGTGGCGGATGTCCCTCCGCCGGTGGGGGACGCCGCCGCTCAGGCCATCGTGGAGGGGCGCGCGCCCGCGCCGTCCGAACCGCTGATCGATCTCCCGCCCCCGCCAGTGGACGACCCAGCCGAAGCCATTGCCGAATCCCTGCGCCGTGAGGCAGAGATCGAGGCACAGAAGGCGGCCGCTGCGGAAGCGGCCCCAGAGAAACCGGACGCAAAAGTCTGA
- the serS gene encoding serine--tRNA ligase yields the protein MHDIRSIRENPAAFDKGLRNRGMEPLSERLIALDDARKSAVSALQAATERRNALSKEIGQAKAKKDETRAQELMAEVARIKESVPGLEEAERTADRALFEALAAIPNIPKEDVPVGADEHGNVERHRFGAPPAINDAKQHFEIGEALGLMDFETAAKLSGSRFVVLKGQLARLERALGQFMIDLHTNEHGYMEVNPPLLVRDDTMFGTAQLPKFEDDQFWAFPGNSLEQALSAAFEGQPREAVRKIIKDTRYGMIPTAEVTLTNLVREQILSEEELPLRFTALTPSFRAEAGSAGRDTRGMIRQHQFVKCELVSITTPETSADEHERMLTCAENVLKKLELPFRTMTLCTGDMGFSSTKTYDIEVWLPGQGMYREISSCSVCSDFQARRMNARYRSPSEKSPRFVHTLNGSGLAVGRTLVAVLENYQNGDGSVTVPAVLQPYMGGVTRIERQA from the coding sequence ATGCACGACATCCGTTCCATCCGCGAGAACCCCGCGGCTTTCGACAAAGGCCTCCGGAACCGGGGCATGGAGCCCCTGTCCGAGCGCCTGATCGCTCTCGACGATGCCCGCAAAAGCGCCGTGTCGGCCCTGCAGGCCGCCACCGAACGGCGCAATGCCCTGTCGAAGGAGATCGGCCAGGCCAAGGCCAAGAAGGACGAGACCCGCGCGCAGGAGCTGATGGCCGAGGTCGCCCGCATCAAGGAATCGGTGCCGGGGCTGGAGGAGGCCGAGCGCACCGCCGACAGGGCCTTGTTCGAGGCTCTGGCCGCGATCCCGAACATCCCGAAGGAGGATGTGCCCGTCGGAGCGGACGAGCACGGCAATGTCGAGCGCCATCGCTTCGGCGCGCCGCCGGCGATCAACGACGCCAAGCAGCATTTCGAGATCGGCGAGGCCCTCGGCCTCATGGATTTCGAGACCGCCGCGAAGCTCTCGGGCTCCCGCTTCGTCGTTCTGAAAGGCCAGCTCGCACGACTGGAGCGTGCGCTCGGCCAGTTCATGATCGACCTGCACACCAACGAGCACGGCTACATGGAAGTGAACCCGCCGCTGCTGGTGCGGGACGACACCATGTTCGGCACCGCGCAGCTGCCGAAATTCGAGGACGATCAGTTCTGGGCGTTCCCGGGAAATTCTCTCGAGCAGGCTCTCAGCGCCGCCTTTGAAGGCCAGCCGCGCGAGGCGGTCCGCAAGATCATCAAGGACACCCGCTACGGCATGATCCCGACGGCGGAAGTCACCCTCACCAATCTGGTGCGCGAGCAGATCCTCTCCGAGGAGGAACTGCCGCTGCGCTTCACTGCGCTCACGCCGAGCTTCCGCGCGGAGGCAGGGTCCGCCGGCCGCGACACGCGCGGCATGATCCGCCAGCACCAGTTCGTGAAATGCGAGCTCGTCTCGATCACGACGCCGGAGACCTCCGCGGACGAGCACGAGCGCATGCTCACCTGCGCCGAGAACGTCCTGAAGAAGCTGGAGCTGCCGTTCCGTACCATGACGCTCTGCACGGGCGACATGGGCTTCTCCTCGACCAAGACCTACGACATCGAGGTCTGGCTGCCGGGGCAGGGGATGTATCGCGAGATTTCGAGCTGCTCGGTCTGCTCCGATTTCCAGGCGCGCCGCATGAACGCCCGCTACCGCTCGCCCTCCGAGAAATCGCCGCGCTTCGTGCACACGCTCAATGGTTCGGGCCTTGCGGTCGGCCGCACGCTCGTGGCCGTTCTGGAAAACTATCAGAACGGGGACGGCAGCGTGACGGTCCCGGCCGTCCTG
- a CDS encoding twin-arginine translocase TatA/TatE family subunit, with protein MGGASIWHWIVVGLIVVLLFGRGKISDMMGDVAKGIKAFKKGMAEDETPKPVQPSEPVRTLDHQAGTPTNAATTDHKIG; from the coding sequence ATGGGTGGCGCTAGTATTTGGCATTGGATCGTTGTGGGTTTGATCGTTGTCCTGCTCTTCGGACGCGGCAAGATCTCCGACATGATGGGCGATGTCGCCAAGGGCATCAAGGCCTTCAAGAAGGGCATGGCCGAGGACGAGACTCCGAAGCCCGTGCAGCCCTCCGAGCCGGTGCGCACGCTCGATCATCAGGCCGGTACGCCGACGAATGCGGCGACGACGGATCACAAGATCGGTTGA
- a CDS encoding ABC transporter ATP-binding protein codes for MSDRPPISARDRFRLPRWGQRGTAGASIPAQLAFEDIVQTYSSTQALNGVSLTVEPGELVCLLGHSGCGKTTLLRIAAGVEAPTSGRVLMDGREVSGPRGFVEPERRGIGLMFQDYALFPHMTILQNVMFGLKDLSASEADIAARRALSRVGLDHYASEFPHTLSGGEQQRVALARSIAPRPGVLLMDEPFSNLDRRMRDAIRDETVAILRETGATTIVVTHDPEEAMRIADRIVLMRSGGIVQQGTAEEIYRNPVNLFAARFFCDFNEIEGQVRNRQVTCPVGVFPAAHLPDGPAIVCVRPQGVRLKPQGFCLPGRVVSRRFLGEVDLVHIDVQGVDRPLQARVHDLAGVKEGQDVGIDVGPKDVLVFAASDA; via the coding sequence ATGAGCGACAGGCCCCCAATCTCAGCGCGCGACCGGTTCAGGCTGCCCCGATGGGGGCAGCGCGGCACGGCCGGAGCGTCGATCCCGGCTCAGCTGGCGTTCGAGGATATCGTCCAGACCTATAGCTCGACCCAGGCGCTCAATGGAGTATCGCTGACTGTCGAGCCGGGTGAACTGGTCTGCCTCCTCGGGCATTCGGGCTGCGGCAAGACAACGCTCCTGCGCATCGCGGCGGGCGTGGAGGCGCCGACCTCCGGGCGGGTGCTGATGGACGGCCGGGAGGTCAGCGGGCCGAGAGGCTTCGTGGAGCCGGAGCGGCGCGGCATCGGCCTCATGTTCCAGGACTATGCGCTGTTTCCGCACATGACGATTCTGCAGAACGTGATGTTCGGGCTGAAAGATCTCTCGGCCTCGGAGGCCGACATCGCGGCCCGGCGGGCCCTGTCGCGCGTCGGGCTCGACCATTATGCGAGCGAGTTTCCGCATACCTTGTCCGGCGGCGAGCAGCAGCGCGTGGCGCTGGCGCGCTCCATCGCGCCCCGGCCCGGCGTGCTGCTCATGGACGAGCCGTTCTCCAATCTCGACAGGCGCATGCGCGACGCGATCCGTGATGAAACCGTCGCAATTCTGAGGGAAACAGGCGCGACGACCATCGTCGTCACGCACGACCCGGAGGAAGCCATGCGGATCGCCGACAGGATCGTGCTGATGCGGTCGGGCGGCATCGTGCAGCAGGGGACGGCGGAGGAGATCTATCGCAATCCCGTCAATCTCTTCGCCGCACGGTTTTTCTGCGACTTCAACGAGATCGAAGGTCAGGTGCGCAATCGGCAGGTCACGTGCCCGGTCGGCGTGTTCCCGGCTGCGCATTTGCCGGACGGTCCGGCCATCGTCTGCGTGCGCCCGCAGGGAGTGCGGCTGAAACCGCAAGGCTTCTGCCTGCCGGGGCGTGTGGTATCACGCCGCTTTCTCGGCGAGGTCGATTTGGTGCATATCGATGTGCAAGGAGTCGATCGTCCGCTCCAGGCCCGCGTTCACGATCTCGCGGGCGTGAAGGAAGGTCAGGATGTGGGCATCGATGTTGGACCAAAGGATGTCCTTGTTTTCGCCGCGTCCGACGCATAG
- the tatC gene encoding twin-arginine translocase subunit TatC encodes MTTTPADEDEVEASRAPLIEHLTELRSRLIKALVAFVIMFFICFAGAKYIYNVLVWPYVFAVGSPERAHLVYTHGLEYLFTQIQVAAFGAGFLAFPVIAAQIYKFVAPGLYKNERRAFLPYLVATPVLFAIGAACVYFIAMPTLMRFSVGMQQLATANEPAIEFLPKVSEYLSLIMTLIFAFGICFQLPVVLTLLARAGIIDSQFLKSRRRYAIVIVFVLAAVLTPPDVISQFSLAVPTLLLYEASIFSVRMVEKRRAEAEAARAAEG; translated from the coding sequence ATGACCACCACCCCCGCCGACGAGGATGAGGTCGAGGCATCGCGCGCGCCTCTGATCGAACATCTGACCGAGCTGCGCTCGCGCCTGATCAAGGCGCTCGTGGCCTTCGTGATCATGTTCTTCATCTGCTTTGCCGGCGCGAAGTACATCTACAACGTCCTGGTCTGGCCGTACGTTTTCGCGGTCGGTTCGCCTGAACGGGCGCATCTCGTCTATACCCACGGCCTGGAATACCTGTTCACCCAAATCCAGGTGGCGGCCTTCGGAGCGGGCTTCCTGGCCTTCCCGGTCATCGCGGCGCAGATCTACAAGTTCGTGGCGCCGGGGCTCTACAAGAACGAGCGGCGCGCCTTCCTGCCTTATCTTGTCGCGACGCCGGTTCTCTTCGCCATCGGCGCGGCCTGCGTCTATTTCATCGCCATGCCCACGCTCATGCGCTTCTCGGTGGGCATGCAGCAGCTGGCGACAGCCAACGAGCCGGCCATCGAGTTCCTGCCCAAGGTCAGCGAGTACCTGTCGCTGATCATGACCCTGATCTTCGCCTTCGGCATCTGCTTCCAGCTGCCTGTGGTCCTGACCCTTCTGGCCCGGGCCGGAATCATCGATTCGCAATTCCTGAAGAGCAGACGGCGCTACGCCATCGTGATCGTCTTCGTGCTCGCGGCCGTGCTGACCCCTCCGGACGTGATCAGCCAGTTCTCCCTTGCCGTCCCGACTTTGCTTCTTTACGAGGCGTCCATCTTCTCCGTCCGCATGGTCGAGAAGAGGCGTGCGGAGGCCGAGGCCGCGCGCGCGGCGGAAGGATAA
- a CDS encoding ScpA family protein produces the protein MAKPLPFEDVEPTAERADSEPALFVDVDGFEGPLDLLLELARRQKVDLHRISILALAEQYIAFIEEARRMRLELAADYLVMAAWLAYLKSRLLLPEPPKGEEPSAEDLATALALRLRRLEAIREVAKRLGERSLLGRDVFGRGAPEPVIVHRDARYEAGLYELLKAYAQQRQVQFNSRVSLHKRNVWSLIDARDALERLVGHLDDWVTLDTYLVEYMVEPSMRPTVLASALSATLEMVREGKLTIRQDEAFAPVWVKSVADPAETGAQP, from the coding sequence ATGGCCAAGCCCTTACCGTTCGAGGACGTCGAGCCCACCGCCGAGCGCGCGGACAGCGAGCCCGCGCTTTTCGTCGACGTGGACGGGTTCGAGGGCCCGCTCGATCTTCTGCTGGAGCTTGCCCGCCGCCAGAAGGTCGATCTGCATCGCATCTCGATCCTGGCCCTGGCCGAGCAGTACATCGCCTTCATCGAAGAGGCGCGCCGCATGCGCCTGGAGCTGGCGGCCGATTACCTCGTCATGGCGGCCTGGCTTGCGTACCTGAAGTCCCGCCTTCTGCTGCCGGAGCCTCCCAAGGGCGAGGAGCCGAGCGCGGAGGATCTGGCGACCGCCCTGGCCCTGCGGCTGCGCCGCCTGGAGGCGATCCGCGAGGTCGCCAAGAGGCTCGGCGAACGGTCCCTCCTGGGCCGCGACGTCTTCGGCCGCGGCGCGCCCGAACCCGTGATCGTTCATAGGGACGCCCGCTACGAAGCCGGCCTCTACGAGTTGCTCAAGGCCTATGCGCAGCAACGGCAGGTGCAGTTCAACAGCCGGGTTTCCCTCCACAAGCGCAATGTCTGGTCACTGATTGACGCCCGTGACGCTCTGGAGCGCCTCGTCGGCCACCTCGATGACTGGGTGACGCTCGATACCTATCTGGTGGAGTACATGGTCGAGCCGTCCATGCGGCCCACCGTTCTGGCCTCGGCATTGTCCGCGACCCTCGAGATGGTCCGCGAGGGCAAGCTCACGATCAGGCAGGACGAAGCCTTCGCTCCGGTCTGGGTCAAATCCGTCGCCGACCCGGCCGAGACAGGAGCCCAACCATGA